From one Deltaproteobacteria bacterium genomic stretch:
- a CDS encoding histidine phosphatase family protein: MTEPDHSAQTRVALVRHGESVSNAQGRFAGHGPTPLSERGRAQAARAARVIADRLRPTAIVSSDLPRALQTAEVLADVAGLDVEVDPGFRERGLGVLEGLALDEVRRAHPDAWRRLAEVDPDWAPDGGESARGAFERVGAALDAVVARHAGGRVAVVSHGFAIFCAFAHACGIDPFAAGTRAYIRPDNASVTALARVGAAWRIDAVNDTHHLRDGA; encoded by the coding sequence ATGACGGAGCCCGACCACTCCGCACAAACGCGCGTGGCGCTGGTCCGCCACGGAGAATCGGTGAGCAATGCGCAAGGGCGCTTCGCGGGCCACGGGCCGACGCCCCTGTCCGAGCGCGGTCGCGCGCAGGCCGCCCGCGCGGCCCGGGTGATCGCGGACCGGCTGCGGCCGACCGCCATCGTGTCGAGCGACCTGCCGCGGGCCCTGCAGACCGCCGAAGTGCTCGCCGACGTCGCGGGCCTCGACGTCGAGGTCGACCCCGGGTTTCGCGAGCGCGGCCTCGGCGTGCTCGAGGGGCTGGCGCTCGACGAGGTGCGGCGCGCGCACCCGGATGCGTGGCGCCGGCTCGCCGAGGTCGACCCGGACTGGGCGCCGGACGGCGGCGAGTCGGCCCGCGGGGCGTTCGAGCGGGTCGGCGCCGCTCTCGACGCGGTCGTCGCCCGGCACGCCGGCGGACGCGTCGCCGTCGTGTCCCACGGGTTCGCGATCTTCTGCGCGTTCGCGCACGCGTGCGGCATCGACCCGTTCGCCGCAGGCACACGAGCGTACATCCGGCCCGACAACGCGTCGGTCACAGCACTCGCGCGGGTCGGCGCGGCGTGGCGCATCGACGCCGTCAACGACACGCATCACCTGCGCGACGGCGCGTGA
- a CDS encoding protease HtpX, with product MKNQLKTLALLGGLSVLLVGAGTLVGGTGNLVVFGAIAVALNFFSYFFSDKVVLAMNRAREVSPREAPRLHAIVQDVAERAGIPKPRVFIMEDDSPNAFATGRNPQHGVVAVTTGIMNILSERELRGVIAHEIAHIKNRDILIASVAAMIATAISIIASVARWAAIFGGPRDDDEGGNPIALIAFAIVAPIAATIVQLAISRAREYHADATGARFIGDPEALARALEKLDLASRRIPLHAAEAAPATASLFIVNPLSGQSMLRWFSTHPPLPERIRRLRAMAG from the coding sequence GTGAAGAATCAGCTCAAGACGCTCGCGCTGCTCGGCGGTCTGAGCGTGTTGTTGGTCGGCGCCGGCACGCTCGTCGGCGGCACGGGCAATCTCGTGGTGTTCGGCGCGATCGCCGTCGCGCTCAACTTCTTTTCGTACTTTTTCAGCGACAAGGTCGTGCTCGCGATGAACCGCGCGCGGGAGGTGTCCCCGCGCGAGGCTCCGCGGTTGCACGCGATCGTCCAAGACGTGGCCGAACGCGCCGGCATCCCCAAGCCGCGCGTGTTCATCATGGAGGACGATTCGCCCAACGCGTTCGCCACCGGTCGCAACCCGCAGCACGGCGTCGTCGCGGTGACGACCGGGATCATGAACATCCTGTCCGAGCGCGAGTTGCGCGGAGTGATCGCGCACGAGATCGCGCACATCAAGAACCGAGACATCCTCATCGCGTCGGTCGCGGCGATGATCGCCACCGCGATCTCGATCATCGCGTCCGTTGCGCGCTGGGCGGCGATCTTCGGCGGTCCGCGCGACGACGACGAGGGGGGCAACCCCATCGCGCTGATCGCGTTCGCCATCGTCGCACCGATCGCGGCCACGATCGTCCAGCTCGCGATCAGTCGCGCCCGGGAGTACCACGCGGACGCGACCGGCGCCCGGTTCATCGGCGATCCCGAGGCGCTGGCGCGCGCGCTCGAAAAGCTCGACCTGGCGAGCCGGCGCATCCCGCTGCACGCGGCGGAGGCGGCGCCGGCGACCGCGAGCTTGTTCATCGTCAACCCGCTGTCCGGTCAGTCGATGCTGCGGTGGTTCTCGACCCACCCGCCGCTGCCCGAGCGCATCCGCCGCCTGCGCGCGATGGCGGGGTGA
- a CDS encoding TIGR03960 family B12-binding radical SAM protein, with protein MRHIYADFIGRVAKPVRYLGGEYNQVRKDPAQVDARVVLAFPDVYEIGMSHLGTKILYTRLNRDERIGCERCFCPWLDMEAELRERGLPLVALESGDPLSAFDVIGVSLQYELTYTNVLTMLDLGGVPLRAADRADRDPLVVGGGPCATHPEPVAAFFDALFIGEAEEVLPQLVVDWAAMRRAGRARRDALAELAARYPLYVPSLYREVVDADTGMVCVGEPIDPRAPTCVRRQVVDDLDAYPFPTDAPVPYAEAVFDRASVEIARGCTEGCRFCQAGMIYRPVRERDPRQIVDAIVGNVDRGGYDETSLTSLSTADHSCIAPLVREVAERLRAKKVSLSVSSLRAYGLSESVLDDLASVRATGLTFAPEAGTQRMRDVVNKNVTDEHIEQSAHRVFARGWDRIKLYFMIGLPTETDADVAGIVDTGARVLAIGRQYAGRRAEVTVSVSSHVPKPHTPFQWCAMDPLDEIERKQQVLRERAAGTGVRLRYHDSGISFLEVVFARGDRRLADAIELAWRRGARFDGWDECFDLDRWRAVFADLGVPVDAMLGTIPVTSRLPWDHIDVGLEDGFLLREYRQALKDRLSPPCGKPFGDIVHHTNVADAVADRRKLVCYDCGVACDLTKMRADRLDALRALGALEPRTPAATAAAAQAPARRRRPRPRARFAAGDRFSFRVRYAKLGRLAFLGHLDTMRVLTRTCRRAGIDVAYSQGFHPKPLVQFAPALSLGVPSAGELFDVALENDLSSEVLLERLREVAPDGLVFTGAARADGAPKLSKAIDEYELAVRPPDDGMRADRARAERLAAAAMARDAFECARGDKVVDVRRYLVAVDVVDGAVVAGMCALFDWPPADAVLRARVRVGAEGSAKPSEVAAALGIPGAPVARLGFRKVASDGARLDPLALAGDVATLGRDEAIVCAPA; from the coding sequence ATGCGTCACATCTATGCGGATTTCATTGGGCGCGTCGCCAAGCCGGTGCGGTACCTCGGCGGCGAGTACAACCAGGTCCGCAAGGATCCGGCGCAGGTGGACGCGCGCGTGGTCCTCGCGTTTCCCGACGTCTACGAGATCGGGATGTCGCATCTGGGGACGAAGATCCTCTACACGCGGCTCAACCGCGACGAGCGAATCGGCTGCGAGCGGTGCTTCTGCCCGTGGCTGGACATGGAGGCCGAACTGCGCGAGCGCGGTCTGCCGCTCGTCGCGCTCGAGAGCGGCGACCCGCTGTCGGCGTTCGACGTCATCGGCGTGTCGCTGCAATACGAACTCACCTACACGAACGTGCTCACGATGCTCGACCTCGGCGGCGTGCCGCTGCGCGCCGCCGACCGGGCCGACCGCGACCCGCTCGTGGTCGGCGGTGGCCCGTGCGCGACGCATCCGGAGCCGGTCGCCGCGTTCTTCGACGCATTGTTCATCGGTGAGGCCGAAGAGGTGTTGCCGCAGCTCGTCGTCGACTGGGCCGCGATGCGGCGGGCCGGTCGCGCGCGCCGCGACGCGCTCGCAGAGCTGGCGGCGCGCTACCCGCTGTACGTGCCGTCGCTGTACCGCGAGGTCGTGGACGCCGACACCGGCATGGTCTGCGTCGGCGAGCCGATCGATCCGCGCGCGCCGACCTGCGTGCGGCGCCAGGTGGTCGACGACCTGGATGCGTATCCGTTTCCGACGGACGCGCCGGTGCCGTACGCCGAAGCGGTGTTCGACCGCGCGTCGGTCGAGATCGCGCGCGGCTGCACGGAGGGGTGCCGGTTTTGCCAGGCCGGCATGATCTATCGGCCCGTGCGCGAGCGCGATCCGCGGCAGATCGTCGACGCCATCGTCGGCAACGTCGACCGCGGCGGCTACGACGAGACGTCGCTCACGTCGCTGTCGACGGCCGACCACTCGTGCATCGCACCGCTGGTGCGCGAGGTCGCCGAGCGGCTGCGCGCGAAGAAGGTGTCGCTGTCCGTGTCGTCGCTTCGCGCCTACGGCCTGAGCGAGAGCGTCCTCGACGACCTCGCGTCGGTGCGCGCGACCGGTCTCACGTTCGCTCCGGAAGCGGGCACGCAGCGCATGCGCGACGTCGTCAACAAGAACGTGACCGACGAGCACATCGAGCAGTCGGCACACCGCGTGTTCGCGCGCGGCTGGGACCGCATCAAGCTGTACTTCATGATCGGCCTGCCGACGGAGACGGACGCCGACGTCGCCGGCATCGTCGACACCGGCGCGCGGGTGCTCGCGATCGGGCGCCAGTACGCCGGGCGCCGCGCCGAGGTCACGGTGTCGGTGTCGTCGCACGTCCCCAAGCCGCACACGCCCTTTCAGTGGTGCGCCATGGATCCGCTCGACGAGATCGAGCGCAAGCAGCAGGTGCTGCGCGAGCGCGCGGCCGGCACCGGCGTGCGCCTGCGCTACCACGACAGCGGCATCAGCTTCCTCGAAGTGGTGTTTGCGCGCGGGGACCGTCGACTCGCCGACGCGATCGAACTGGCGTGGCGGCGGGGTGCGCGGTTCGACGGCTGGGACGAGTGCTTCGATCTCGACCGCTGGCGCGCCGTGTTCGCTGACCTCGGCGTTCCCGTGGACGCGATGCTCGGCACGATCCCGGTGACGTCGCGGCTGCCGTGGGACCACATCGATGTCGGCCTCGAGGATGGCTTCTTGCTCCGCGAGTACCGCCAGGCCCTCAAGGACCGGCTGTCGCCGCCGTGCGGCAAGCCGTTCGGGGACATCGTCCACCACACCAACGTCGCGGATGCGGTGGCCGATCGCCGCAAGCTCGTGTGTTACGACTGCGGCGTCGCATGCGACCTGACGAAGATGCGCGCGGATCGGCTCGACGCGCTGCGCGCGCTCGGGGCGCTGGAGCCGAGGACGCCGGCAGCGACGGCGGCGGCCGCGCAAGCGCCGGCCCGACGCCGCCGCCCGCGGCCGCGCGCGCGGTTCGCCGCGGGGGACCGGTTTTCGTTCCGGGTGCGCTACGCCAAGCTCGGCCGCCTCGCGTTCCTCGGCCATCTGGACACGATGCGGGTGCTCACGCGGACGTGCCGGCGCGCCGGCATCGACGTCGCGTACTCGCAGGGGTTTCATCCCAAGCCGCTGGTCCAGTTCGCGCCGGCGCTGTCGCTCGGCGTGCCCAGCGCGGGGGAGCTGTTCGACGTCGCGCTGGAGAACGACTTGTCCAGCGAGGTGCTGTTGGAGCGCCTGCGCGAGGTGGCGCCCGACGGGCTGGTGTTCACCGGGGCGGCCCGCGCCGATGGCGCGCCGAAGTTGTCCAAGGCGATCGACGAATACGAGCTGGCGGTACGGCCGCCGGACGATGGCATGCGCGCGGACCGGGCGCGCGCCGAGCGGCTCGCGGCGGCGGCGATGGCGCGCGATGCGTTCGAGTGCGCGCGCGGCGACAAGGTGGTCGACGTGCGGCGCTATCTCGTGGCGGTGGACGTGGTGGACGGGGCGGTGGTCGCCGGTATGTGCGCGCTGTTCGACTGGCCGCCGGCGGACGCGGTGCTGCGCGCGCGTGTGCGGGTCGGCGCGGAGGGATCGGCCAAGCCCAGCGAGGTCGCCGCGGCCCTCGGGATCCCCGGCGCGCCGGTCGCACGCCTCGGGTTTCGCAAGGTTGCGAGCGACGGCGCGCGCCTGGATCCCCTTGCGCTCGCCGGCGACGTGGCTACGTTGGGTCGGGATGAAGCCATCGTGTGCGCGCCGGCGTGA